A portion of the Anaerolineae bacterium genome contains these proteins:
- a CDS encoding ABC transporter substrate-binding protein: protein MERQVLTRRSFLRVTGLSATVAAVSACAGATPAPTEAPPATATPAEAPAAETPVPASRFGEAPMLAEMVQAGTLPPVEERLPREPLVITPVEEVGQYGGDWKTVTTGSLYQEWYSLFEPMITYTPDFTGLVPVLAKNWEWNEDGTVITIYLREGVRWSDGEPFTADDVMFWWEDVALNAELTPTVPSAFQRAGEPAVVEKVDDYTIRITFAAPNGMFEEILPNQWMYAPAHYMKQYHAKYASKEELDAAMAEEGFDTWVDLYGAKAASWNNPGCPYLSAWVVQNTVDQPVHVFERNPYYWKVDTAGNQLPYLDGKKRTLVPDAEAALLKAVAGEVDFEWHSAPGGLANRPTVIENQEKGDYRIISLVNPGTNYGTIYFNYAHSDPFLKQLFHDLNFRIAFSIAFDRNEINDLLFKGLATPSAATCAVASPWFEQSFADAYIQFDPDRANQLLDELGLTERDSEGYRLRPDGQRLSLVNSVFTPWPAENVEIQEIIKDYLGEVGIEIVVKPTEQRLWVPYVHGLSHDIASYASNLGFAGNPPVLRETFCTQEGNQHWAPQWGLWYASGGKEGEEPPAEIKQLQDMYEQIMGETSADRRIEMQKAALQLHAENIWQIGVLAEPDAGRYGVAKNYFRNVPEEGYPTQPPQIYPTSQFFIKS from the coding sequence ATGGAGAGGCAAGTTCTCACCCGCCGCAGTTTCCTGAGGGTCACCGGGCTGTCAGCCACGGTGGCTGCCGTCAGCGCCTGCGCGGGTGCCACCCCCGCGCCCACCGAAGCCCCACCGGCTACGGCCACTCCCGCGGAGGCGCCGGCAGCGGAGACGCCCGTCCCCGCCTCGCGTTTCGGAGAGGCTCCGATGCTGGCCGAGATGGTGCAGGCCGGGACGCTTCCCCCGGTGGAGGAGCGCCTGCCCCGCGAGCCGCTGGTGATCACCCCGGTGGAGGAGGTAGGGCAGTACGGTGGCGACTGGAAGACCGTCACCACCGGCAGTCTCTACCAGGAATGGTACTCGCTCTTCGAGCCCATGATCACCTACACCCCCGATTTCACCGGTTTGGTGCCCGTCTTGGCCAAGAACTGGGAGTGGAACGAAGACGGCACCGTGATCACCATCTACCTGCGCGAGGGGGTGCGCTGGAGCGACGGCGAGCCCTTCACCGCCGACGACGTGATGTTCTGGTGGGAGGACGTGGCCCTGAACGCCGAGCTCACACCCACCGTTCCATCCGCCTTCCAGCGGGCGGGGGAGCCGGCTGTAGTGGAGAAGGTGGACGACTACACCATCAGGATCACCTTCGCTGCCCCCAATGGCATGTTCGAGGAGATCCTGCCCAACCAGTGGATGTACGCCCCCGCTCACTACATGAAGCAGTACCACGCCAAGTACGCCAGCAAGGAGGAGCTGGACGCGGCCATGGCCGAGGAGGGGTTCGACACCTGGGTGGACCTCTACGGGGCCAAGGCAGCTAGCTGGAACAACCCCGGTTGCCCTTACCTGTCCGCCTGGGTGGTGCAGAACACGGTGGACCAGCCAGTACACGTCTTCGAGCGCAACCCTTACTACTGGAAGGTGGACACGGCCGGCAACCAGCTGCCCTACTTGGACGGCAAGAAGCGCACGCTGGTGCCCGACGCCGAGGCTGCCCTCCTCAAGGCTGTAGCGGGGGAGGTGGATTTCGAGTGGCATAGCGCTCCCGGAGGGCTGGCGAATCGGCCCACCGTCATCGAGAACCAGGAGAAGGGCGACTATCGCATCATCAGCCTGGTGAACCCGGGCACCAACTATGGCACCATCTATTTCAACTATGCCCACAGCGACCCATTCTTGAAGCAACTCTTCCACGACCTCAACTTCCGTATCGCCTTCTCCATCGCCTTCGACCGCAATGAGATCAACGACCTGCTCTTCAAGGGTCTGGCCACTCCCAGCGCCGCTACTTGCGCTGTGGCCTCGCCCTGGTTTGAGCAGAGCTTCGCCGACGCCTACATCCAGTTTGATCCCGATAGAGCCAACCAACTGCTAGACGAACTGGGCCTCACCGAGAGAGACTCGGAGGGATATCGGCTGCGCCCCGATGGCCAGAGGCTGTCCTTGGTGAACTCGGTCTTCACCCCCTGGCCGGCGGAGAACGTCGAGATCCAGGAGATCATCAAGGACTATCTCGGCGAAGTGGGCATCGAGATAGTGGTGAAGCCCACCGAGCAGCGTCTCTGGGTACCGTATGTCCACGGCCTAAGCCACGACATCGCCTCCTACGCCTCCAACCTGGGCTTCGCCGGCAACCCGCCGGTGTTGCGTGAAACCTTCTGCACTCAGGAAGGCAACCAGCACTGGGCGCCGCAGTGGGGCCTGTGGTACGCCTCGGGTGGCAAGGAAGGGGAGGAACCGCCGGCGGAGATCAAGCAACTGCAGGACATGTACGAGCAGATCATGGGCGAGACCTCGGCGGACAGGCGTATTGAGATGCAGAAGGCCGCCCTGCAACTCCATGCTGAGAACATCTGGCAGATCGGCGTGTTGGCCGAGCCCGACGCCGGCCGCTACGGGGTGGCAAAGAACTACTTCCGCAACGTGCCCGAGGAGGGCTATCCCACGCAGCCGCCGCAGATCTATCCTACCTCGCAGTTCTTCATCAAGAGCTAG
- a CDS encoding ABC transporter substrate-binding protein, whose product MSQIRLNRRRFLECTGIAASLALTAACAPAAPAPTPTEAPAEVAEATPTPTTAPAEVPAAKYNEAPMLAERVQAGTLPPVEERLPKEPMVIPVTEEIGQYGGTWHRCAVGPGDASIIFSRLGYENLVRWNEDLVSVSPNLVKSFEISEDATEFTFYLREGTRWSDGEPLTADDFVFWYEDILLNKEITPTIPKHFRDPVNDEVMVLEKVDDYTFKIRFGSPYGLYIQVMAGADGLQDRICAPKHYLTQFHPKYVAKDELDKKTKDAKFENWWEYFANRRLWDNPEHPRLTPWIPTRVPPDIPILCERNPYYWKTDPEGNQLPYIDRVQFDVVENSDLLNLKAVAGELDMQFRHIMWSNYPLFIENAEKGDYRVMKWTLAEGSNCLLFPNMNHKDPGLRELLANLDFRIALSHGINRSDINELAYQGFGTPRQASLIPQSAYFKEEHALRYADHDPEKANGILDDLGLTERDSEGFRLRLDGQPLLLTVEYFPQFGPWRDVLQMMSEQWQEIGIRMTPKEEDRTLVAERAGAGETDVSVGTMDYCATPLIRPDRFVPFGAPGVYESNAVQWWTWNLTRGQQGEEPPEEVKQQYALYDQIRGASPDALPPLAEQFFDNASINLWNIGTVGVLPHVGVVKNNFRNVPEEAVSDWLLLTPGNTNVEQYFIRQG is encoded by the coding sequence ATGTCTCAGATCAGGCTCAACAGACGTCGGTTTCTTGAGTGCACTGGCATAGCCGCTTCCCTCGCGCTCACGGCAGCCTGTGCCCCCGCCGCTCCCGCGCCGACCCCCACCGAGGCTCCTGCCGAGGTGGCCGAAGCCACTCCTACCCCGACTACCGCCCCGGCTGAGGTGCCGGCTGCCAAGTACAACGAGGCCCCCATGCTGGCCGAAAGAGTACAGGCGGGCACCTTGCCCCCAGTGGAGGAGCGGCTGCCCAAGGAACCCATGGTGATTCCCGTCACCGAAGAGATCGGCCAGTACGGCGGCACCTGGCACCGCTGCGCCGTCGGGCCTGGCGATGCCAGTATCATCTTCAGCCGCCTGGGATATGAGAACCTCGTCCGCTGGAATGAGGATTTGGTATCCGTATCGCCCAATCTCGTCAAGAGCTTCGAGATCAGCGAGGATGCCACCGAGTTCACCTTCTACCTCCGCGAGGGCACCAGATGGTCGGATGGGGAGCCCCTCACCGCCGATGACTTCGTCTTCTGGTACGAGGACATCCTCCTGAACAAGGAGATCACCCCCACTATCCCCAAGCACTTCCGAGATCCGGTGAACGACGAGGTCATGGTCCTCGAGAAGGTAGACGACTACACCTTCAAGATCAGGTTCGGTAGCCCTTACGGGCTCTACATCCAGGTCATGGCCGGCGCCGATGGACTGCAGGACCGCATCTGCGCCCCGAAGCACTACCTGACCCAGTTCCACCCGAAGTACGTGGCCAAGGACGAGCTGGACAAGAAGACCAAAGACGCCAAGTTCGAGAACTGGTGGGAGTACTTCGCCAATCGCAGGTTGTGGGACAACCCAGAACACCCGCGACTCACACCCTGGATTCCAACCCGCGTCCCGCCTGACATCCCCATACTCTGCGAGCGCAACCCCTACTACTGGAAGACCGACCCCGAAGGCAACCAACTGCCCTACATAGACAGGGTGCAGTTCGACGTGGTGGAGAACTCCGACTTGCTCAACCTGAAAGCGGTCGCGGGCGAACTGGACATGCAGTTCCGCCACATCATGTGGAGTAACTACCCCCTGTTCATCGAGAACGCCGAGAAGGGCGACTACCGGGTGATGAAGTGGACTCTGGCCGAGGGGTCCAACTGCCTGCTCTTCCCCAACATGAATCACAAGGACCCGGGACTCCGTGAGCTGCTGGCGAACCTCGACTTCCGGATCGCGCTGTCCCACGGAATCAATCGCTCCGACATCAATGAGCTCGCCTATCAGGGCTTCGGGACGCCGCGGCAGGCCTCCCTGATTCCTCAGTCAGCGTACTTCAAGGAGGAGCATGCCCTCCGTTACGCTGACCATGATCCGGAGAAGGCCAACGGCATTCTGGACGACTTGGGGCTCACCGAGCGAGACAGTGAAGGCTTCCGGCTGCGCCTGGACGGCCAGCCGCTGCTGCTCACCGTGGAGTACTTCCCTCAGTTCGGCCCCTGGAGAGACGTGCTTCAGATGATGTCGGAGCAGTGGCAGGAGATCGGCATTCGCATGACCCCGAAGGAGGAAGATCGCACCCTGGTGGCCGAGCGCGCCGGCGCGGGGGAGACTGACGTGAGTGTGGGCACTATGGACTACTGCGCCACTCCCCTGATCCGGCCGGACCGCTTCGTCCCCTTCGGCGCTCCCGGCGTCTACGAGAGTAACGCCGTCCAGTGGTGGACGTGGAATCTTACCCGGGGCCAACAAGGGGAGGAACCCCCGGAGGAGGTGAAGCAGCAGTACGCCCTGTACGACCAGATCAGAGGAGCTTCGCCTGATGCGCTGCCGCCACTGGCAGAGCAGTTCTTCGACAACGCTTCCATCAACCTC
- a CDS encoding ABC transporter substrate-binding protein: MESNKFTRRRFLQSAGVAASLALTAACAPAAPAPTATQAPEATAAPTTAPPEAVPTPAGRYGEAPGLAEMVQAGTLPPVEERLPREPMVIPVTEEIGQYGGIWHRCAVGPGDAGIINSRLSYENLVRWNENGSDVVPNVARAFEINDDATEFTFYLREGMRWSDGEPFTADDFVFWYEDVLLNEEMTPTIPRWLRDPSGEPVVLEKVDDYTIRFVCQNPYGLLIQILAGPPATSITDYPRHYLEQFHPKYADADELARAVKDANFENWTQLFGQKRNWQNPEQPHIWAWQPTRVPPDIPIVCERNPYYWKVDPEGNQLPYIDRVQFDIVENADLLNLKAVAGEIDMQFRHLLWTNYPLFVENAESGDYRVMRWTLAEGSNVLLLLNHNHQDPGLRELIENRDFRIALSLGINRSEINELAYQGFGTPRQASLIPLNPYFKEEHATFYAEFDPDQANQVLDDLGLTAKDADGFRLRPDGTNLTFVIEYSPVFGPWGDTVQMICDTWATIGIRGIPKEEDRTLFDQRGAANERDIGIWTMDRCLTPLIEPLWWGPLLSSNYNWAIQYAAWYNSGGVEGEEPPDDIRRQMDLYDQIKGALPEDLPALAQDFFDHFSDRLWVIGTVGVLPHVGVVKNNFRNVPEQAVSDWLQLTPGNTNVEQYFIRQG; the protein is encoded by the coding sequence ATGGAGAGCAACAAGTTTACCAGACGTCGGTTCCTGCAGTCTGCCGGTGTAGCAGCTTCCCTAGCGCTCACGGCAGCCTGTGCCCCCGCCGCTCCCGCGCCGACTGCCACCCAGGCTCCCGAGGCCACCGCCGCCCCCACCACCGCTCCCCCCGAGGCAGTCCCTACGCCGGCAGGCAGATACGGCGAGGCACCCGGGCTGGCCGAGATGGTGCAAGCGGGGACGCTTCCCCCGGTGGAGGAGCGCCTGCCCAGGGAGCCCATGGTTATCCCGGTCACGGAGGAGATCGGCCAGTACGGCGGCATCTGGCACCGCTGCGCCGTCGGCCCCGGGGACGCCGGCATCATCAACAGCCGTCTCAGTTACGAGAACCTGGTGCGCTGGAACGAAAACGGTTCGGATGTGGTGCCCAACGTGGCCCGCGCCTTCGAGATCAACGATGACGCTACCGAGTTCACGTTCTACCTGCGCGAGGGAATGCGCTGGTCGGATGGTGAACCCTTCACCGCAGATGACTTCGTGTTCTGGTACGAGGACGTGCTCCTCAACGAGGAGATGACACCTACCATCCCTCGTTGGCTGCGCGATCCCTCTGGCGAACCAGTAGTGCTGGAGAAGGTTGACGACTACACCATCCGCTTCGTGTGCCAGAACCCCTATGGCCTGCTCATTCAGATACTGGCTGGCCCACCTGCCACCAGCATCACCGACTATCCGCGCCACTACCTGGAGCAGTTTCACCCCAAGTATGCCGATGCCGACGAGCTGGCCCGGGCGGTCAAGGATGCCAACTTCGAGAACTGGACCCAGCTCTTCGGCCAGAAGCGCAACTGGCAGAACCCGGAACAGCCGCACATCTGGGCCTGGCAGCCCACCCGCGTGCCGCCCGACATCCCTATCGTCTGCGAGCGCAACCCCTACTACTGGAAGGTGGACCCGGAAGGCAACCAGCTGCCCTACATAGACCGCGTCCAGTTCGACATCGTCGAAAACGCGGATCTGCTCAACCTCAAAGCGGTAGCCGGCGAGATAGACATGCAGTTCCGCCACCTTCTGTGGACCAATTACCCGCTGTTCGTGGAGAACGCCGAGAGCGGAGACTATCGGGTCATGCGCTGGACTCTGGCCGAGGGCTCCAATGTCCTGCTACTCCTCAACCACAACCACCAGGACCCGGGGCTGCGAGAGCTGATCGAGAACCGCGATTTCCGCATCGCCCTTTCGCTGGGCATCAATCGTTCCGAGATCAACGAGCTCGCCTATCAGGGTTTCGGTACTCCCAGACAGGCCTCGCTGATACCGCTCAACCCCTACTTCAAGGAAGAGCACGCCACGTTCTACGCCGAGTTCGACCCGGATCAGGCCAACCAGGTCCTCGACGACCTAGGGCTGACAGCCAAGGATGCAGATGGCTTCCGCCTGCGTCCTGATGGCACCAACCTCACCTTCGTGATCGAGTACTCGCCGGTGTTCGGGCCGTGGGGCGACACGGTGCAGATGATCTGCGACACTTGGGCCACCATCGGCATCCGTGGCATCCCCAAGGAAGAAGATCGCACTCTCTTCGACCAGCGCGGCGCGGCCAACGAGCGCGATATCGGCATCTGGACCATGGACCGCTGCCTGACGCCGCTGATCGAGCCGTTGTGGTGGGGCCCGCTCCTGTCGTCCAACTACAACTGGGCCATTCAGTACGCTGCCTGGTACAACAGCGGTGGCGTGGAGGGAGAGGAACCGCCGGACGACATTCGCCGCCAGATGGACCTCTACGACCAGATCAAGGGAGCTCTGCCTGAGGATCTCCCAGCATTGGCGCAGGACTTCTTCGACCATTTCTCCGATCGCCTCTGGGTCATCGGCACGGTGGGTGTGCTGCCGCACGTGGGAGTAGTGAAGAACAACTTCCGTAACGTCCCCGAACAGGCGGTGTCTGACTGGCTGCAGCTCACGCCCGGCAACACCAATGTGGAGCAGTACTTCATCAGACAGGGATAG